Genomic segment of Salvia splendens isolate huo1 chromosome 12, SspV2, whole genome shotgun sequence:
TCATGCAAAGCACTTCCAGCCAGGGAAATCCGCCCCGTTGGATCACCATATCTCGACCAGTGTATGCATTTCGCAGTTTGAGGTGGCTTAGGCAACTGAGCTTCTCTAATATCGGCATCGGATCTTCATCAAGACAAGTATTTACCAATGCTATGTAGGTAATCACATAAGGTATATTATCTGCACTTGGTAGCCTACCTATACGCCCTTCTAGTTTTAGTACCCTCAGTCCATGTAAAACACCTATTTCATCCAAACACCGCATGCTTCTAAATCGAAATCCTCTTAAGAAAAGATAATTTAGGTTCGGAATCTTAGCTAGTGTTGCTAAGAGTGTGCCTACGTCCGAGTTTTCATCAACTTCTTCAATGCCCAACGTTTGGAAGGAATACATTGTTTTCAAGCCCTGGCCCTCACATGTCCAATCATAAATCGAGATGTATTCTAGGGTCTCCAGATTCTGCATCACATCTACTTTCAAAGGCTTCTGGAAAATCGCATTAGACATGTGGAGATCACGAAGGTTGTTCATTTGCCATATAATATCCGGCACCACCACCATAAAGTTCAGAGCTATATCAAGAACCTCAAGCTTTTCCAGATCCGCCAACGAGTGTGGGATCTCTTGTAAGTAATTGTTTCTCAATCCCAAGTATCTTAACTCAACCAATGCACCGATTGTGTCGGATAAAGTCTTCAACCCAAAATCTTCCATGTCAagtattttgattaatttgaaaTTCTCCCAATAAGACGAGCTAGTGTCGTCCAAGTAGCCACCACCTCCATGGAAGATGAGAGAAATAAGTTGGTTGCTATCCTCATTCGTGAAATGATTAAACTTGTCTCTGCCACAATGGATAACACGATGACGGGCATTCTGCGAGGGCCTACTGTTTCCATTGCCCCTTAAGATCTCTAAGCCCATTTCCTCTTCTGCTTTTCTGACTGATAACATGTGTAATAGAGAATTAAGACGACAGTTTCTTCTCTGAAAGTGCATCTTCACGACTTCAAGAATCGATCTACGAGCAAAATCCGATGTAACTTCTACAAAATTTAATCCATTTGCAGCCCAAATCTGTTCCAACTTTTCTTGTctaattattgcattttccttAAAAAGGGACAAATGCAAGAACTGCGTCTTGATATCTTCTTCCAATTCATGATACATTGGTTCCAATAACTTCACTGATTCACTCAAATCAATTGAATCAAAAAGCTCTTCCCATTCAATCCCCGAAAGTCTTTGTTTTGCTTTCTGCTTTGCAACATCTATTATAGCCATCGGCAAACCACCACATTTTTTCAGCATCTCTCTGCCCTTCCTCTCCAACTCCTTGGAGAATTTATTCTCAGCACTTGTAAATTTATCAATTGTTTTCAAAAACAATTTCCAGCTCTTATCAGAATCCAAAGCTTTCATCTCATGAGTATAGTTGACATCGGTTGTTCCAAACTCATAGCAACTTGTAAACAGCAACCTGCTTCCAGTAAGGCCTGCATACATTTATAAGAACAATTATTACATAAAACTATAAAAGGAAACCATTAGGAAGGCTAATGATTTGGATAAAATACAATATTATAAGATAAACAAAACAGACAAAGATGTATACCTTGAGATGGAAAACCTTTCAAGATGGACCTCAAACTCATTTCTTTCGGCATATTGTCGAGAACTATGAAATATGACATGTCCTGCAGGTGTTGGCGAAGCATCCGTTGGAGACTCCGGTTGTCCATTTCTTCCAATGACGGATCTCCTTCATATCCGTCCACCATTTGCTGAATCAGTTTCATAAGTATCTCTTTGTTACTCGTGCCACTAGAAATGGATACCCAGGCACGACGCTGGAACTGGCCAGCCCCGGCCTTGTACACTTGTCTGGCCAGAGTTGTCTTCCCGATACCAATCATGCCTTTTATACAAAAAATCTGTAAGACatcagattttttaaaaatcgctCTGTCAAGCAACTGCTTCACGTCTTTCTCCAACCCCACCACAACTTCctcttcttctgcttcttcttcgtctccAACATTTTTCTCATCAGCTCCAAAGTTTGTCATCCGCATCTTTGCCATCTTGATCTCATCTTTGATGTTCGCATACTCGGGACAATAGCGGTAATCAAAAATTTCCACGTCCTTGACATCTTTCGCCAAATCGGCCAAGTCAGCCATTAAATATTTCAGCCTGCTCCTCTTTTCCATTGTAAATTCTCTCAAGAAATCCAACATCTCTTTCAGCACTCGAATTTTGAACTCGATAAGCAAGCGCCCGCGGATATCTGTACATGTAACATGCGAACTCTCGAGACCTTGTATCACCCCTATGATTTCGGCCTCCGCCATGGTTATGCTTCTATTCCcctattttcaaaaattgagaGTATTATTATGATCCAAGAAGTCCCACAAAAagtgacacatt
This window contains:
- the LOC121756824 gene encoding probable disease resistance protein At1g58602, giving the protein MAEAEIIGVIQGLESSHVTCTDIRGRLLIEFKIRVLKEMLDFLREFTMEKRSRLKYLMADLADLAKDVKDVEIFDYRYCPEYANIKDEIKMAKMRMTNFGADEKNVGDEEEAEEEEVVVGLEKDVKQLLDRAIFKKSDVLQIFCIKGMIGIGKTTLARQVYKAGAGQFQRRAWVSISSGTSNKEILMKLIQQMVDGYEGDPSLEEMDNRSLQRMLRQHLQDMSYFIVLDNMPKEMSLRSILKGFPSQGLTGSRLLFTSCYEFGTTDVNYTHEMKALDSDKSWKLFLKTIDKFTSAENKFSKELERKGREMLKKCGGLPMAIIDVAKQKAKQRLSGIEWEELFDSIDLSESVKLLEPMYHELEEDIKTQFLHLSLFKENAIIRQEKLEQIWAANGLNFVEVTSDFARRSILEVVKMHFQRRNCRLNSLLHMLSVRKAEEEMGLEILRGNGNSRPSQNARHRVIHCGRDKFNHFTNEDSNQLISLIFHGGGGYLDDTSSSYWENFKLIKILDMEDFGLKTLSDTIGALVELRYLGLRNNYLQEIPHSLADLEKLEVLDIALNFMVVVPDIIWQMNNLRDLHMSNAIFQKPLKVDVMQNLETLEYISIYDWTCEGQGLKTMYSFQTLGIEEVDENSDVGTLLATLAKIPNLNYLFLRGFRFRSMRCLDEIGVLHGLRVLKLEGRIGRLPSADNIPYVITYIALVNTCLDEDPMPILEKLSCLSHLKLRNAYTGRDMVIQRGGFPWLEVLCMNELWNLRKIQVDDDDAMSRVKELEINSCPHLETLPEQIGRMSGLKKFKMVTTKHIATKIRNSGLTSEIFEVDIYP